From the Rhodopirellula halodulae genome, one window contains:
- a CDS encoding alpha/beta hydrolase has product MALCCFGLVAWPASVSAEQLISLRNGMVLRGLYLEVASMNQNAFSAGNEGGIQNRPIWVVDDGLRRTYVHRRGMVAAEPRDVPDLHERIQFFQPVPDGGDQVASIGQTLGVTPFNQFGRRRMTIRGPNGAPFPVLQGITELTAKYAKVEALKTDDSIKLDMRIATSSISSDQLRDIFRRSTDPKDVDERLNVVRFFAESERYADARRELVRILDEFPESADLKPIVAQYVENEASQLLDQAALRRESGQYELAREILDRFPTSVVSRVTRVKVSDLIASMDETQQQIETVKQQLSELIGGLREPEQSALDAIVSEIQTELTPATLPRLSDFIRMGGNSTIDPETRVSLAIAGWLLGNGSGETNLKIVLSLIEVRSLVREYLVEDDPGKREEILQRLSSLEGARADYVAKMLPLMKPPRINAVATDEMIQPDPVVSGMFHVGLDQASFHQFQAEDPSAIPPASYVVQLPPEYDPNRVYPCVVALHAAGAPAETQLNWWSGVPQESFLQSARDENGDGPADEEPPSMMRLGHSIRHGFIVVAPRWTRGGQPDYEYTMREHDAVLSSFRHAMRHFAIDADRVFIGGHGAGGTAAWDIAVSHPDLWSGMISISSRPDKTLQHYNANSKYVPVYIVKGDKDGVPLRDFGAIYDRYMTYDHDAMIVLYRGRGLDFFSEEADRIFEWMKTPNHRRPPPPEDLEVGSMRDGDRFFWWLEWQEMLPGLAINPILWDEAERLKAAPVRARVMANNEVLISQAPSDSFTVWLTPQMPLDFKEPIAVRYRSRRKDFNFDQSVGVMLEDVRVRADRARPFWGKVQIP; this is encoded by the coding sequence GTGGCGTTGTGCTGTTTTGGGTTGGTGGCGTGGCCCGCGTCCGTTTCGGCGGAGCAACTGATCTCGCTTCGCAATGGGATGGTGCTGCGTGGGCTTTATCTAGAAGTCGCCAGCATGAACCAGAACGCTTTTTCGGCGGGAAACGAAGGCGGCATACAAAATCGTCCGATCTGGGTGGTCGATGATGGTTTGCGCCGAACCTATGTTCATCGCCGCGGCATGGTGGCGGCGGAGCCTCGCGATGTGCCGGATCTGCATGAACGCATTCAGTTCTTTCAGCCGGTTCCGGATGGTGGGGATCAGGTTGCGTCGATCGGGCAGACGTTGGGGGTGACGCCGTTCAATCAGTTCGGTCGGCGACGCATGACCATTCGCGGGCCCAACGGGGCTCCCTTTCCCGTGCTTCAGGGCATCACCGAGTTGACCGCGAAATATGCCAAGGTCGAAGCACTCAAGACCGACGATTCGATCAAGTTGGACATGCGGATCGCGACGTCGTCGATCAGCAGCGATCAACTGCGCGACATCTTTCGTCGCAGCACTGATCCCAAAGATGTCGACGAGCGTTTGAACGTGGTTCGATTCTTCGCGGAGTCGGAACGTTACGCCGACGCGCGTCGCGAATTGGTTCGGATTTTGGACGAATTCCCCGAGAGTGCGGACCTGAAACCCATCGTCGCTCAATACGTCGAAAACGAAGCCAGCCAACTTCTAGATCAAGCGGCCCTGCGTCGCGAATCGGGGCAGTATGAATTGGCTCGCGAAATTTTGGATCGTTTCCCGACTTCGGTAGTCAGCCGTGTGACTCGGGTGAAGGTTTCGGACCTCATCGCGTCGATGGACGAGACTCAGCAGCAGATCGAAACGGTCAAGCAGCAATTGAGCGAGTTGATCGGAGGGCTTCGTGAACCGGAGCAGAGCGCACTGGACGCGATCGTGTCGGAAATTCAGACCGAGCTGACTCCGGCGACGCTTCCCCGATTGAGTGACTTCATTCGCATGGGAGGCAACTCAACCATCGATCCCGAAACCCGAGTGTCGCTGGCGATCGCCGGTTGGTTGCTCGGCAACGGTTCGGGTGAAACGAACTTGAAGATCGTCTTGTCGCTAATCGAAGTGCGTTCGTTGGTGCGTGAGTACCTGGTGGAGGATGATCCTGGAAAACGCGAGGAGATCCTTCAGCGGTTATCGTCGTTGGAAGGCGCACGCGCGGACTACGTCGCGAAAATGTTGCCGCTGATGAAGCCGCCAAGGATCAACGCCGTCGCGACCGACGAAATGATCCAGCCCGATCCGGTGGTCTCCGGCATGTTCCACGTCGGTTTGGATCAAGCATCCTTTCACCAGTTTCAAGCGGAGGATCCATCCGCGATTCCACCGGCATCGTATGTGGTTCAGTTGCCGCCGGAGTACGACCCCAATCGGGTTTATCCATGCGTGGTCGCGTTGCATGCCGCGGGGGCTCCCGCTGAAACGCAACTCAATTGGTGGTCTGGAGTGCCTCAGGAGTCGTTCCTGCAAAGTGCACGCGATGAGAACGGAGATGGTCCGGCGGATGAAGAGCCCCCGTCGATGATGCGTTTGGGCCACTCGATTCGACATGGTTTTATTGTTGTGGCACCGCGGTGGACGCGTGGTGGCCAACCGGATTACGAATACACGATGCGTGAACACGATGCCGTGCTCTCGTCATTTCGCCACGCCATGCGGCATTTCGCGATTGATGCGGATCGGGTGTTCATCGGTGGTCATGGTGCCGGTGGCACGGCGGCTTGGGACATCGCGGTGTCTCATCCGGATTTATGGTCGGGGATGATCAGCATCAGCAGTCGACCGGACAAAACACTGCAACACTACAACGCAAATTCGAAGTACGTGCCGGTTTACATTGTCAAAGGGGACAAGGATGGTGTGCCATTGCGAGATTTCGGCGCGATCTACGACCGATACATGACGTACGACCACGATGCGATGATCGTGTTGTATCGAGGTCGCGGGTTGGATTTCTTTTCCGAAGAAGCCGATCGGATTTTCGAGTGGATGAAGACGCCGAATCATCGTCGGCCGCCGCCGCCGGAGGACCTCGAAGTTGGATCGATGCGTGACGGAGATCGATTCTTTTGGTGGCTGGAGTGGCAGGAGATGTTGCCCGGGTTAGCAATCAACCCCATCCTTTGGGACGAAGCGGAACGCTTGAAAGCCGCTCCCGTGCGAGCCCGCGTGATGGCAAACAACGAAGTGTTGATTTCTCAGGCACCCTCGGATTCCTTCACCGTTTGGTTGACGCCACAGATGCCGTTGGATTTTAAAGAGCCAATTGCGGTGCGTTATCGATCGCGAAGAAAGGATTTCAACTTCGATCAATCGGTGGGTGTGATGTTGGAAGACGTCCGCGTGCGAGCCGACCGGGCACGGCCTTTTTGGGGGAAAGTCCAGATCCCCTGA
- a CDS encoding AAA family ATPase → MNAPESNSAAIGEADLNLLHDARRRVLEELGKIIVGQQEVIDEILICLFSRGHVLLEGVPGLAKTLMISTLAKTLDLSFSRIQFTPDLMPADVTGTEIMEEDRATGHRELRFMPGPLFANVVLADEINRTPPKTQASLLEAMQERQVTAGRQRHQLDDPFFVLATQNPIEQEGTYPLPEAQQDRFMFKIYVDYPSFDEEFEVARRTTGSAVAETQPVLRSDEILRLQQLVRQVPVSDHIVRYALSLVRQTRVGGEGVPDFVEDLVGWGAGPRAVQFLILGGKARALLQGRHHVQVEDIQALAAPVLRHRMVVNFAAESEGITSDEVIARIIDATPTTEDELSRDARFQKIFAS, encoded by the coding sequence ATGAATGCACCTGAATCAAATTCCGCTGCCATCGGCGAGGCGGACCTGAACCTGCTTCATGATGCTCGGCGTCGAGTGTTGGAAGAATTGGGGAAGATCATCGTCGGTCAGCAAGAAGTGATCGACGAAATTCTGATTTGTCTGTTCAGCCGTGGTCACGTGTTGCTGGAAGGCGTGCCTGGTTTGGCGAAAACGTTGATGATCAGCACGTTGGCGAAGACGCTCGATCTGTCGTTCAGCCGCATTCAGTTCACACCCGATTTGATGCCGGCCGACGTGACGGGCACGGAGATCATGGAGGAGGATCGGGCGACGGGGCATCGCGAATTGCGATTCATGCCGGGGCCGTTGTTCGCCAACGTTGTTTTGGCGGACGAAATCAACCGAACACCGCCGAAGACCCAGGCGTCGTTGTTGGAAGCCATGCAGGAACGACAGGTCACGGCCGGTCGTCAGCGGCACCAATTGGATGATCCGTTCTTTGTCTTGGCAACGCAGAACCCGATTGAGCAAGAAGGGACGTACCCACTGCCTGAGGCTCAACAAGACCGGTTCATGTTCAAAATTTATGTCGACTACCCGAGCTTCGATGAGGAGTTTGAGGTGGCTCGTCGGACGACTGGATCGGCAGTCGCGGAAACGCAGCCGGTGCTTCGCAGTGATGAGATCCTGCGGTTGCAGCAATTGGTTCGGCAAGTTCCCGTCAGCGATCACATTGTCCGCTACGCGTTGTCGCTGGTTCGGCAAACACGCGTTGGCGGCGAAGGCGTGCCTGACTTTGTGGAAGACCTGGTGGGCTGGGGGGCCGGTCCTCGGGCGGTTCAGTTTTTGATTCTGGGTGGCAAGGCTCGCGCGTTGCTGCAAGGCCGACATCATGTGCAGGTGGAGGACATCCAAGCGTTGGCGGCTCCCGTTTTGCGTCACCGCATGGTGGTGAACTTTGCTGCCGAAAGCGAAGGGATCACCAGTGATGAAGTGATCGCTCGAATCATTGACGCAACCCCGACGACCGAGGACGAACTGTCTCGCGATGCCCGATTCCAAAAGATATTTGCGTCCTGA
- a CDS encoding RNA polymerase sigma factor: MKTGTLAMLSNEALADAYLGRESGMDSAFAELFRRHREMVYRVCVRWLGHHQDAEDVTQETFRRVAASIQSWDRTRPIEPWLATIAGNRCRSFLAKQRGRPRVALINESHASIADERTTAAGVVAEQSLQEAMNALSPTSRQAFELVHLDGMSYEQASRWMGHPPGTIKTWVHRARLQVIERLREESGGVA; this comes from the coding sequence ATGAAAACAGGCACGCTTGCGATGTTATCCAATGAGGCGTTGGCGGACGCCTATCTGGGACGTGAATCGGGAATGGATTCCGCCTTTGCTGAACTGTTTCGCCGGCACCGCGAAATGGTCTACCGGGTCTGCGTCCGTTGGTTAGGGCATCATCAAGACGCGGAAGACGTCACGCAAGAAACCTTTCGTCGGGTCGCCGCCTCGATCCAGTCTTGGGATCGAACTCGTCCGATCGAACCGTGGTTGGCAACGATTGCGGGGAATCGCTGCCGATCTTTCTTGGCGAAGCAACGCGGCCGACCACGTGTCGCGTTGATCAACGAATCACACGCGTCCATCGCCGACGAGCGAACCACGGCGGCGGGAGTGGTGGCGGAGCAGTCGTTACAAGAGGCGATGAACGCGTTGTCGCCGACCAGTCGTCAAGCGTTTGAATTGGTTCATTTGGACGGGATGTCGTACGAGCAAGCGTCCCGCTGGATGGGACATCCTCCCGGCACAATCAAAACATGGGTGCATCGCGCCCGTCTTCAGGTTATCGAACGTTTAAGAGAAGAGAGCGGAGGTGTCGCATGA
- a CDS encoding BatA domain-containing protein — MFLYPVLSIGFAFVAVPLLVHLINLLRHRRTKWAAMDFLLASYRKQRRWIVLRQLLLLLSRLAVAALLIALLAGLVGGRQWIAAIGGQTTHHVIVLDDSYSMQQSVSRAGNNDDETSEASGNTAYDRALASVAALVKRLAADGNNHTLTVMRASRAAMVASGENASADVAADLSAQTVTQDGRQIDRLMATRASSLRTDLVPAIDLASDLIAATTADSQTLYVVSDFTQRDWASPRRLAEALESADQAGADIRMIDCASNRGDTTNRNLAITDLTPSPDVWVAGVPVVVNVTVKNYSQREATNVALSASVITYGDDVQTADPTVTVSGEVQNLPVILIDSIPGGQQLTKSFQIFVNEVGTHVVKVELPSDALEIDNSRVCTIPLADAQRVLVIDGGDADAIGAYHVASVLDPGSQVRIGAIPEVQPVTMLRDVTVEQLARYRAVYLIDVPQLSRRAVDSLTQYVENGGGLGWFLGQNVDAENYNQLVGGEAGGLLPFNIAPTLNFGTDSEESPKLVLGDDAQLLGPIASAGNGIFGLVNIRQQWVPAVPASEELRNELRGEDNEADENQPSNVRTLLAREDETPVATLHSFGRGRVVTVATGLDGSWNNWPGDPTFVVFLLQSNAMLFSGAAPPTSRLVDSVASVEVPGESYLPSVVLLPPAKEPPRLEIELEAEANANSIEISPRELIVADQAGLDELLMPGTIEWQRTGVDGQTMVLPVASVLNVGESDLARVSNAEVIRDLLPLEVEFLSPGDWGEPGGGGGMSTFLLILLALLALMLAVEQALAAWASYHVRPTADGAGPRRTGRARRETSVSEMPRPAPRGRSRKRTVSAENRHEHEAGSTSAGASR; from the coding sequence TTGTTCCTATACCCCGTCCTATCGATTGGCTTCGCTTTTGTGGCGGTGCCTTTGTTGGTGCACCTGATCAACTTGCTTCGGCATCGCCGGACCAAGTGGGCGGCGATGGACTTTTTGTTGGCGAGCTACCGCAAACAACGACGCTGGATTGTTCTGCGTCAACTGTTGTTGTTGCTATCGCGTCTGGCGGTGGCGGCGTTGTTGATCGCTCTGCTGGCTGGGTTGGTCGGCGGTCGGCAGTGGATTGCCGCGATTGGCGGGCAAACGACGCATCACGTGATCGTGTTGGACGACAGCTACTCGATGCAACAATCCGTTTCGCGAGCCGGAAACAACGATGACGAAACGAGCGAAGCCAGCGGCAACACGGCTTACGATCGAGCCTTGGCGTCCGTCGCGGCGTTGGTCAAACGCTTGGCCGCCGATGGTAACAACCACACGTTGACAGTAATGCGTGCCAGTCGCGCGGCCATGGTTGCATCGGGAGAAAACGCGTCCGCTGATGTGGCGGCAGATTTGTCCGCGCAAACCGTGACTCAGGATGGACGGCAAATTGATCGTTTGATGGCCACGCGAGCGTCTTCGTTGCGAACCGACTTGGTACCGGCGATCGATCTGGCTTCGGACTTGATTGCCGCCACCACGGCCGATTCCCAAACGTTGTATGTTGTCAGCGATTTCACTCAGCGAGATTGGGCCTCGCCGCGTCGATTGGCGGAAGCTTTGGAGTCAGCGGACCAGGCCGGCGCAGACATCCGCATGATCGACTGTGCAAGCAACCGAGGCGACACAACAAACCGCAATTTGGCGATCACGGATTTGACGCCTTCGCCCGATGTTTGGGTGGCGGGTGTTCCAGTGGTCGTCAACGTCACGGTCAAGAATTACTCGCAGCGTGAAGCGACCAACGTGGCGCTTTCGGCCAGCGTCATCACCTATGGGGATGATGTGCAAACGGCTGATCCGACGGTGACGGTCAGCGGCGAAGTCCAGAACTTACCCGTGATTTTGATCGACTCGATTCCAGGCGGCCAGCAATTGACGAAGTCGTTTCAGATCTTCGTCAACGAAGTCGGCACGCACGTGGTGAAGGTCGAGTTGCCATCCGATGCACTGGAGATCGACAATTCACGAGTTTGCACGATTCCGCTCGCAGATGCGCAGCGAGTTCTGGTGATTGATGGTGGCGATGCGGATGCGATTGGAGCGTACCATGTTGCGTCGGTCCTGGATCCGGGAAGCCAGGTTCGCATTGGCGCCATTCCTGAGGTGCAGCCGGTCACCATGCTGCGTGACGTAACGGTCGAGCAATTGGCTCGCTACCGGGCGGTTTACTTGATCGACGTGCCGCAGTTATCGCGCCGAGCCGTCGATTCGTTGACGCAATACGTGGAAAACGGCGGAGGGCTTGGTTGGTTCTTGGGCCAAAACGTGGATGCTGAGAACTACAACCAATTGGTTGGTGGTGAAGCGGGAGGCTTGCTGCCTTTCAACATCGCACCGACGCTGAACTTTGGGACGGACTCGGAAGAGTCGCCCAAGTTGGTTCTGGGTGACGATGCCCAGTTGCTAGGTCCGATCGCGTCTGCTGGCAATGGGATCTTTGGCTTGGTCAACATTCGCCAGCAATGGGTTCCGGCGGTTCCTGCATCGGAAGAGCTTCGCAATGAACTCCGTGGCGAGGACAACGAAGCCGATGAAAACCAGCCGAGCAATGTCAGAACTTTGTTGGCCCGAGAAGATGAGACTCCCGTTGCGACCTTGCATTCATTTGGTCGTGGCCGCGTGGTGACGGTGGCAACCGGATTGGACGGCAGTTGGAACAACTGGCCCGGTGATCCCACCTTCGTTGTGTTCTTGCTGCAGAGCAATGCGATGTTGTTCAGTGGTGCGGCACCGCCAACCAGCCGATTGGTCGATTCCGTCGCCTCGGTGGAGGTTCCTGGTGAATCGTATCTGCCATCGGTTGTTTTGTTGCCGCCCGCGAAAGAGCCGCCTCGATTGGAAATCGAATTGGAAGCAGAAGCCAATGCCAACTCGATTGAGATCTCGCCTCGCGAATTGATCGTTGCTGACCAGGCCGGTCTGGACGAGTTGTTGATGCCTGGAACGATTGAATGGCAACGCACGGGCGTCGACGGGCAAACGATGGTGTTGCCGGTCGCCTCTGTACTGAACGTTGGCGAGTCGGATTTGGCTCGCGTGAGCAACGCCGAAGTGATTCGAGATCTGCTGCCGTTGGAAGTGGAGTTTTTGTCGCCCGGCGATTGGGGCGAACCAGGCGGCGGCGGTGGAATGTCGACGTTCTTGTTGATTTTGCTTGCGTTGTTGGCGTTGATGCTGGCGGTGGAACAAGCTTTGGCGGCCTGGGCTTCGTATCACGTTCGTCCAACAGCCGACGGCGCCGGACCCCGGCGAACGGGACGTGCTCGGCGTGAGACTTCCGTGTCCGAGATGCCTCGCCCCGCACCTCGCGGTCGTTCGCGAAAACGCACGGTCTCGGCGGAGAATCGTCACGAACACGAAGCCGGTTCGACCTCCGCGGGAGCTTCGCGATGA
- a CDS encoding DUF58 domain-containing protein: MRPEVTARIRRLELTARRVVEGFLSGMHRSPYFGQSIEFLQHRQYVPGDELRHIDWKVYARQDRLHIKQYEEETNLRLQLLVDCSGSMSYGEGDQNKFEYAASLAASLAYLALRQKDACGLYTFDTELRDSVPAKSSQHQLNRMLSCLASAEHDGETKLDHVAKQVASAIPRAGVVCVISDLLGVEELHEGLRVLRARGHDVALIHVLHDDEMDFDFSGATRFEGLEVESFLNCNPAALREGYLEALDEFLEKTRRACGRLKIDYLQVRTSEPLDAVLAKFLSARQALPKLRG; this comes from the coding sequence TTGCGTCCTGAGGTCACCGCTCGGATTCGCCGGTTGGAATTGACCGCCCGGCGAGTCGTCGAGGGGTTTCTATCTGGAATGCACCGCAGCCCTTACTTCGGGCAATCCATCGAATTCCTGCAACACCGGCAATACGTTCCCGGGGATGAGTTGCGGCACATCGACTGGAAGGTGTACGCGCGGCAAGACCGTTTGCACATCAAGCAATACGAAGAAGAAACCAACCTGCGTTTGCAGTTGTTGGTCGATTGCAGCGGCAGCATGTCCTACGGCGAAGGCGACCAGAATAAATTCGAGTACGCGGCATCTTTGGCCGCGTCGTTGGCGTATTTGGCTCTGCGGCAAAAAGATGCTTGTGGGTTGTACACATTTGATACGGAGTTGCGTGACAGCGTTCCCGCGAAATCGAGTCAGCATCAACTCAATCGTATGTTGTCCTGTTTGGCGTCAGCGGAACACGACGGTGAGACCAAGTTGGATCATGTTGCCAAACAAGTCGCCTCGGCGATCCCGCGTGCTGGCGTGGTGTGTGTGATTTCGGATTTATTGGGCGTCGAGGAATTGCACGAGGGTTTGCGAGTGTTGCGAGCTCGCGGCCACGATGTTGCCTTGATCCATGTCTTGCACGATGACGAAATGGATTTCGATTTCAGCGGAGCGACACGGTTTGAAGGTTTGGAGGTCGAATCGTTTTTGAATTGCAATCCGGCGGCGCTTCGCGAAGGCTATTTGGAGGCGTTGGACGAGTTTTTGGAGAAGACACGTCGAGCATGTGGGCGGCTCAAAATTGATTATTTGCAGGTTCGCACGAGCGAGCCTTTGGACGCCGTGTTGGCGAAGTTTTTGTCGGCACGTCAGGCATTGCCAAAGTTACGCGGGTGA
- a CDS encoding FHA domain-containing protein — MQVRLRVQSGSHEGKEIEVSEKRFLIGRSESCQLRPKSESVSRRHCILALKDGRVLVQDLKSRNGTYVNEKRLPADKAKVLKDGDQLRIGRLMFTLVIEHGLNAAKKPEVKNVADAAARVKEGGSEDSRFEDVDVDSWLDEADAIDRVRKQTDPDTRQFRLDGKDGDKSDDLSVDGTVMIEDAVKKPKADNDTRMSSDDDTSTGSRVIPPKGKPGKLPASAKKALKENSRDAADDALKRFFSGR; from the coding sequence ATGCAAGTCAGACTGCGAGTCCAATCGGGCAGCCATGAAGGCAAAGAGATCGAGGTTTCCGAAAAACGATTCTTGATCGGCCGGAGTGAATCGTGCCAACTGCGACCCAAGAGTGAATCGGTCAGTCGACGCCATTGCATCTTGGCACTGAAAGACGGCCGGGTCCTAGTGCAGGATCTGAAGAGTCGCAACGGCACCTATGTCAACGAGAAACGTCTTCCCGCCGACAAAGCCAAGGTGCTGAAGGACGGTGACCAGCTCCGCATCGGTCGATTGATGTTCACCTTGGTGATCGAACATGGTTTGAACGCAGCGAAAAAGCCGGAAGTCAAAAACGTCGCCGACGCAGCGGCACGAGTGAAGGAAGGTGGCAGCGAAGACAGTCGTTTCGAAGATGTCGACGTCGATTCGTGGTTGGACGAGGCGGATGCGATTGATCGCGTTCGCAAACAAACCGATCCCGACACGCGGCAGTTTCGTTTGGATGGGAAGGACGGCGACAAGAGCGATGATCTGTCCGTCGATGGAACGGTGATGATCGAAGATGCGGTGAAAAAGCCAAAGGCTGACAATGACACTCGCATGTCATCCGACGATGACACCAGCACCGGTTCACGCGTGATCCCGCCGAAAGGCAAGCCTGGCAAGCTGCCCGCTAGTGCAAAGAAGGCATTGAAAGAAAATTCGCGTGACGCGGCTGACGATGCGCTGAAGCGTTTCTTCAGCGGTCGCTGA